The following coding sequences lie in one Thalassoglobus polymorphus genomic window:
- a CDS encoding DUF1501 domain-containing protein — MNGLPLVSRRELLQRSGQGLGMLGLAAMLGGEGVLRSATAATSPMDSKKPHFPGTAKHVIHIFCNGGPSHVDTFDPKPMLTKYHGKELPTKNLRTERKTGSALGSPFKFKKYGESGLEVSELFSHVAESIDDICVIRSMHADVPNHEPSLMLMNCGDGRLIRPSFGSWATYGLGTENQNLPGFISMCPGGYPITETANWRSAFLPGVYQGTYLDTKHQDIDKLIANIRNKNLPLKQQRSQLDLVQSLNQQHLERRGHDSHLESRIHSLELAYRMQIQASDAFDTSKEPKHIQEMYGKGVHARQCLMARRLVERGVRFVQLWHGAGQPWDNHDDIEAGHRRLAGQLDQPLGALLKDLKQRGLLDDTLVLWGGEFGRTPVVELPTPGANQGKQNGRDHNHHGFTVWMAGGGVKGGMAYGATDEFGFKAIENRMHVHDLHATMLHLLGFDHEQLTYRYSGRDFRLTDVHGRVVNEVIA; from the coding sequence ATGAACGGACTTCCTTTAGTTTCTCGACGTGAACTTCTCCAGCGATCCGGTCAAGGACTGGGAATGCTCGGCTTAGCTGCCATGTTGGGTGGAGAGGGCGTTCTCCGTTCCGCGACGGCTGCCACTTCGCCAATGGACTCCAAGAAGCCGCACTTCCCCGGAACAGCGAAGCATGTGATTCACATCTTTTGCAACGGCGGACCATCGCATGTGGACACTTTCGATCCCAAACCGATGCTCACGAAATATCATGGGAAAGAACTTCCAACGAAAAATCTGCGGACAGAGCGGAAAACCGGATCTGCTTTAGGCTCTCCGTTCAAGTTCAAAAAGTATGGCGAGTCCGGCCTTGAAGTGAGTGAACTCTTTTCGCACGTCGCGGAGTCCATTGACGACATCTGCGTGATCCGCTCGATGCATGCCGATGTTCCGAATCATGAGCCATCACTCATGCTGATGAACTGTGGTGATGGACGACTGATTCGCCCCAGCTTCGGGAGTTGGGCAACATACGGTTTGGGGACAGAAAATCAGAACCTTCCGGGGTTCATTTCGATGTGTCCCGGTGGTTATCCGATTACCGAAACCGCGAACTGGCGATCTGCCTTTTTACCAGGTGTCTATCAGGGGACCTATCTGGATACGAAGCATCAGGACATCGATAAACTCATTGCCAATATTCGCAATAAAAATCTTCCGTTGAAACAGCAGCGCAGCCAACTCGACCTGGTGCAGTCTCTCAATCAACAGCACTTGGAACGCAGGGGCCACGATTCTCATTTGGAGTCGCGGATTCATTCACTGGAACTGGCCTACCGGATGCAAATCCAGGCTTCGGACGCCTTTGACACTTCCAAAGAGCCGAAACATATTCAGGAAATGTATGGAAAAGGTGTCCATGCACGACAATGTCTAATGGCTCGACGACTGGTCGAGCGCGGAGTCCGTTTCGTTCAGCTCTGGCACGGGGCTGGTCAACCTTGGGATAATCATGACGACATTGAAGCGGGGCATCGTCGGCTCGCTGGTCAGCTTGATCAACCTCTCGGCGCCTTGTTGAAAGACCTCAAGCAGCGTGGCCTGCTCGATGACACACTTGTTCTCTGGGGTGGAGAGTTTGGCCGGACGCCGGTTGTCGAGTTGCCGACTCCGGGAGCCAACCAGGGAAAACAAAATGGCCGTGATCACAACCACCACGGATTTACTGTCTGGATGGCTGGAGGAGGTGTCAAAGGGGGAATGGCTTACGGAGCGACCGACGAGTTCGGCTTCAAGGCGATTGAAAACCGCATGCATGTCCACGACCTTCATGCTACGATGTTGCACCTCCTCGGTTTCGATCACGAACAACTGACCTACCGTTATTCCGGACGAGATTTCCGTTTGACCGACGTCCACGGACGGGTTGTGAACGAAGTGATTGCTTAA
- a CDS encoding protein kinase domain-containing protein: MSTSPQDPDSPSLEMTPVQDEQALDESRQLSLRSGRVPNSVGGYDVLRCLGEGSFGMVWLARERKTGRHVAIKFFTNRRGLDWTLLTREVEKLAALDTSRDVVRLIDVGWDHDPPYFVMEYLPRESVASLLEAGPIPVAQAVEITKSVARALVHAHGAGILHCDIKPANILLDHGDEARLGDFGQSRLTSDQSPALGTFYYMAPEQATMDAIPGVRWDVYALGAVLYHMLTGATPYQSDEAEQLIAKATGLSDRLRVYREIIESSPVPNDHRNVEGVDRALASLIDDCLKRNPSERVPNPQVILDRLEQREINRSRRPLIFLGFLGPVLFMLMLAWIASTAVPEAVQEAELNLFERALTSDEATVRLLASSVDQELLERTDELVRLAARLPEEAGEGSLFGFREDYSEFLDQWREETDNRFRKQKRTRDASLFLTDRAGIQIYRNPWDNSIGHSFAYRDYFHDLGRELERSRRVGGEVQPRKTAGVSLAFRSSNTNQYMVAVAVPVWNTERTEVLGVLARTIHLTELLSQWERRIRGVDSTDDHSEQDRFLSLVDMREEKPFLLDHQWMSAQNLSKLSDNEMIRQKIELSKQETEVMQNALKGKRFITNYKDPLADVDEKYQGEWLAAVAEISSANWIAIVQERRSEAVAPMDELRAIFIRYGQLMVVVFAAMLAVLGWIIRRVSNRA; encoded by the coding sequence ATGTCGACTTCCCCTCAAGATCCGGATTCACCATCACTGGAGATGACTCCTGTTCAAGATGAACAAGCGTTGGATGAATCTCGCCAGTTGAGTTTGCGCTCGGGACGCGTTCCGAATTCGGTCGGCGGCTACGATGTGCTGCGATGCTTGGGGGAAGGCTCTTTTGGAATGGTCTGGCTTGCTCGAGAACGCAAGACGGGGCGGCATGTCGCCATTAAATTCTTTACGAACCGTCGCGGTCTCGACTGGACCCTGCTGACACGGGAAGTCGAAAAGCTGGCAGCTTTGGATACATCGCGCGATGTCGTGCGGTTGATCGACGTTGGCTGGGATCACGATCCTCCTTACTTTGTGATGGAGTACCTGCCACGTGAGTCAGTCGCTTCATTGCTCGAGGCAGGGCCAATACCAGTTGCCCAAGCTGTTGAGATAACAAAGTCGGTTGCGCGGGCTTTAGTGCATGCTCATGGAGCCGGGATTCTGCATTGTGATATCAAGCCGGCCAACATTTTGCTCGACCATGGAGACGAAGCTCGACTGGGCGATTTTGGTCAGTCCCGGTTAACTTCGGATCAGTCACCCGCATTGGGAACTTTTTACTACATGGCCCCCGAGCAGGCCACGATGGACGCGATTCCTGGTGTTCGTTGGGACGTCTATGCTTTGGGAGCGGTTTTGTACCACATGCTGACAGGTGCAACTCCGTATCAGTCCGATGAGGCGGAACAACTGATTGCGAAAGCAACTGGGCTTTCTGATCGGCTCAGGGTATACCGTGAGATTATCGAGAGTTCACCAGTCCCGAATGACCACCGCAATGTCGAAGGAGTCGATCGAGCCCTTGCTTCATTGATTGATGATTGCCTGAAAAGAAACCCGTCCGAACGAGTTCCCAATCCTCAGGTCATCCTCGATCGGCTGGAACAGCGAGAGATCAATCGTTCCCGAAGACCACTCATTTTTCTGGGGTTTCTCGGACCTGTTTTGTTCATGTTGATGCTCGCCTGGATCGCTAGTACGGCAGTTCCTGAAGCTGTCCAGGAAGCCGAATTGAACCTGTTTGAACGTGCGCTCACCAGTGACGAAGCAACGGTACGGCTTTTAGCATCCAGTGTTGACCAGGAACTGCTGGAGCGGACTGATGAACTCGTTCGGTTAGCTGCCAGGCTCCCGGAAGAAGCGGGAGAGGGTTCTCTGTTCGGCTTTCGGGAAGACTACTCCGAGTTCTTGGATCAGTGGAGGGAGGAGACCGATAACCGATTTCGGAAGCAGAAGCGGACTCGAGATGCGAGTCTTTTTTTGACAGACCGGGCAGGGATTCAAATTTACCGAAACCCTTGGGATAATTCTATTGGGCATTCCTTCGCCTATCGGGATTACTTTCATGATCTCGGCCGGGAACTGGAACGGAGCCGGAGAGTCGGTGGAGAAGTTCAACCGCGTAAAACAGCAGGTGTTTCGCTTGCGTTTCGAAGTAGTAATACAAATCAATACATGGTTGCCGTTGCCGTCCCTGTTTGGAATACGGAGAGAACCGAAGTTCTCGGAGTGCTGGCGCGGACAATCCACTTGACTGAACTGCTCAGTCAATGGGAACGCCGCATCCGGGGTGTGGATTCGACTGACGATCATTCGGAGCAGGATCGTTTTCTTTCACTTGTTGATATGCGTGAAGAGAAACCGTTCTTGCTCGATCACCAATGGATGTCGGCACAGAATTTGTCGAAACTTTCAGACAACGAAATGATCAGACAGAAGATCGAGCTCAGTAAGCAAGAAACTGAGGTTATGCAGAATGCCCTCAAGGGGAAGCGGTTCATTACAAATTACAAAGATCCGCTGGCGGATGTGGATGAGAAGTATCAAGGAGAGTGGTTGGCTGCTGTTGCTGAAATTTCATCAGCGAACTGGATAGCGATTGTTCAGGAGCGACGTTCCGAAGCGGTCGCTCCGATGGATGAACTCCGAGCCATTTTTATCCGATACGGACAA
- a CDS encoding zinc ribbon domain-containing protein: MSTDTSSKPFSIRCPNCQKKLKIEDQRLIGKKVKCPKCKAPFLVQVPQPKPPTEPQAGSSKPIEKAAAPKPAPSASAPSATSSPAQKQVEQPQAQRPVEEEVQLELVTDEPPVGTSAKWVPDAPVLPATGSHPQSATPPAESGLPNFAATPAQSPSPLIAPATAEATGSSELNRIRSRRKKGWGPTVIVGTFLLLGIGTVAFLVMRYEPQKTVTPADSVAVEEDLESPVPDDEPYSRSRLENRPQLVNEFEPTSGKPLALRMMPQGVSFLIHVRPALLWSEDRQYQELKVSLTDDVTHWIAAKLKEICRRDPEEIEEAYIGFLLGASGTEPEICSVVTLKEPAKMSDLIEEFRGQSVFSLEERPDLQLKQDDKYAYLIHDTQTIAIAPRMYAAELEESQKRPFTMSVALENLMRETDDQRLFTVVGVVRDLQLHYPQIMPEASHQTMEQVVNWIGEDVEAVSWSVHTDPYFHSEINVHPIATSNPAKVRQRLNAQLETLPKTLMDEVCLKMAPREIRFRDFIGRLPAMVAAIQKSTVSMTTANYVSLTTVLPQKAAPNLALATLFTANEAARTDFNTEVVIAAADNKPKLPDTIIERLKIPVDAEFNRTPLEPALSYLVGEVELKLEVDGDALKDAGYTKNMPQTFKLGVVPLEQSLKKILDNYQEEGKVMVMSIDEKTKTIHILTEKFAKQKNMPIYKFD; encoded by the coding sequence ATGTCGACTGACACATCCTCGAAACCGTTTTCAATTCGTTGTCCGAATTGCCAGAAGAAGTTGAAGATTGAAGATCAACGACTGATCGGTAAGAAGGTGAAGTGCCCCAAGTGTAAAGCTCCTTTCCTGGTGCAGGTTCCTCAACCGAAACCGCCAACGGAGCCACAAGCGGGATCGTCAAAGCCAATCGAGAAGGCAGCTGCCCCGAAGCCCGCACCTTCTGCATCCGCTCCTTCTGCAACGAGTTCACCTGCACAAAAGCAAGTCGAACAACCTCAGGCTCAAAGGCCAGTGGAAGAGGAAGTCCAGCTCGAATTAGTCACCGACGAGCCGCCTGTCGGAACATCGGCCAAGTGGGTTCCAGATGCTCCAGTGCTTCCTGCAACGGGCAGCCATCCTCAGTCGGCAACACCCCCTGCGGAATCTGGCTTGCCAAATTTCGCTGCGACACCTGCTCAGTCACCTTCACCGTTGATCGCTCCTGCTACGGCAGAAGCAACTGGAAGCAGCGAGCTGAACCGGATTCGGTCGCGCCGAAAGAAGGGATGGGGACCGACGGTCATCGTGGGGACGTTCTTGCTTCTAGGGATTGGGACGGTCGCGTTTCTGGTCATGCGGTACGAACCGCAAAAAACGGTAACCCCTGCCGATTCCGTCGCAGTCGAAGAGGATCTTGAGTCACCCGTTCCCGATGATGAGCCGTATAGTCGAAGTCGATTAGAAAACCGTCCGCAACTCGTCAACGAGTTTGAGCCAACAAGTGGAAAGCCACTGGCACTTCGCATGATGCCGCAAGGTGTCTCTTTCTTGATCCATGTCAGGCCAGCTCTCTTGTGGTCGGAAGATCGACAATATCAGGAACTGAAGGTGAGCTTGACCGATGATGTGACTCACTGGATTGCAGCGAAGCTGAAGGAAATCTGTCGGCGTGATCCCGAAGAAATCGAAGAGGCCTACATTGGCTTCCTGCTGGGTGCTTCCGGGACCGAGCCGGAGATCTGCTCGGTGGTCACTTTGAAAGAGCCTGCGAAGATGTCCGATTTGATCGAGGAATTCAGGGGGCAGTCAGTCTTTAGCCTTGAGGAGCGACCAGATCTTCAACTGAAACAGGATGACAAATATGCGTACCTGATTCACGATACTCAAACGATTGCCATTGCTCCTCGCATGTATGCTGCGGAACTTGAGGAGTCTCAAAAGCGGCCTTTCACCATGTCCGTTGCGTTAGAAAATTTGATGCGAGAAACGGATGATCAGAGACTCTTTACCGTTGTCGGAGTCGTCCGTGATCTGCAACTTCATTACCCTCAAATCATGCCAGAGGCTTCTCATCAGACGATGGAGCAGGTCGTCAACTGGATTGGTGAAGATGTCGAAGCGGTCAGTTGGTCGGTACACACCGATCCCTATTTCCACTCGGAAATTAACGTTCACCCGATTGCGACAAGCAATCCTGCCAAGGTGCGTCAACGACTGAATGCACAACTGGAAACACTTCCGAAAACGTTGATGGATGAAGTCTGCCTGAAGATGGCTCCTCGAGAAATTCGTTTTCGAGATTTCATCGGGCGTCTCCCCGCGATGGTCGCAGCGATTCAGAAATCGACAGTCAGCATGACGACCGCAAACTACGTTTCGCTCACGACAGTGTTACCACAGAAAGCGGCTCCGAACTTGGCATTGGCGACACTCTTTACTGCCAACGAAGCGGCTCGAACGGACTTCAATACCGAAGTGGTGATCGCTGCAGCAGATAATAAGCCCAAGCTGCCAGACACAATTATTGAACGCCTGAAAATCCCCGTCGATGCCGAGTTCAATCGAACTCCACTCGAACCTGCTTTGAGTTATCTCGTTGGGGAAGTTGAGCTGAAGCTGGAAGTCGATGGCGACGCTTTGAAAGATGCTGGCTACACGAAAAACATGCCTCAGACATTTAAGCTCGGTGTCGTTCCACTTGAGCAGTCGTTGAAGAAGATCCTCGACAACTACCAGGAAGAAGGAAAAGTGATGGTGATGTCGATCGATGAGAAAACCAAAACGATTCACATTTTGACCGAAAAGTTCGCTAAGCAGAAGAACATGCCGATTTACAAATTTGATTAA